In a genomic window of Schistocerca gregaria isolate iqSchGreg1 chromosome 5, iqSchGreg1.2, whole genome shotgun sequence:
- the LOC126273302 gene encoding piggyBac transposable element-derived protein 1-like, with amino-acid sequence MLQRILITLLRRKDSSQVTLVTNVLDESILGKSICLRWNRESRKKVSIPQPSRVQEYNHHMEGVDFFDNQRSLYRIRIRSKKWYWPMIRLCLNGAVVNMWILYRQLNNNASLLEFTRRIALSILTSPNTEKPRGLRPRFLSQVQEDISFDHAGHMIDVQST; translated from the coding sequence ATGCTACAGAGAATTCTAATCACACTTCTAAGAAGGAAAGACAGTAGTCAAGTGACTCTGGTGACAAATGTACTGGATGAAAGTATATTAGGTAAAAGTATATGCTTGAGGTGGAAcagagaatcaagaaagaaggtttccATACCACAGCCTTCCCGTGTACAGGAATATAATCATCACATGGAAGGGGTGGACTTTTTTGACAATCAACGAAGTCTATACCGCATTCGAATAAGATCAAAGAAATGGTACTGGCCAATGATCAGGCTCTGCCTAAATGGTGCTGTTGTGAATATGTGGATCCTATACAGGCAGCTAAATAACAATGCAAGCTTACTGGAATTTACCAGACGTATTGCACTTTCAATTCTGACTTCGCCCAACACTGAAAAGCCAAGAGGTTTGAGGCCAAGATTTCTGTCACAGGTGCAAGAAGACATAAGTTTTGATCATGCTGGGCACATGATTGATGTGCAGAGCACATAA